The following coding sequences are from one Myxosarcina sp. GI1 window:
- the hpxO gene encoding FAD-dependent urate hydroxylase HpxO, which yields MYELKAVIIGAGMAGLSAGIALRQAGYEVEIYEKTSKLRPAGAGISLWSNGIKILNRLGLGKEVAAIGGQMNRMEYRSHKDEVLNHVNLMPLIEQVGQRPYPVSRTDLQQMMLDAFGEADVRMGMRCVEVKQDADSATAIFEDGSTATGDVVIGADGIHSVVRTYLAGEKIEPRYAGYVNWNGIVDASPDLAENDVWVIYVGEGKRASMMPIGGDRFYYFMGCPKPKGTKVEPKDIRAELYETFDGWAQPVQNLIAKLDPEEVNRLEISDIDPLSHLVKGRIALIGDSAHATTPTLGQGGCQAMEDAEVLCRYLLTTNLSVEDALKRYEAERKERVAQLVLKARKRTDTIYNKEPDLTQEWYKQLKDEQEKDVTDALAKIILGGPMH from the coding sequence ATGTACGAACTAAAAGCAGTTATTATTGGCGCGGGAATGGCAGGACTATCGGCAGGTATTGCCTTACGTCAGGCAGGATACGAAGTAGAAATATACGAAAAAACTAGCAAACTACGTCCTGCGGGGGCTGGTATCTCTTTGTGGTCGAACGGGATTAAAATTCTCAATAGGTTGGGGCTGGGTAAAGAAGTTGCAGCTATCGGGGGACAAATGAACCGTATGGAGTACCGCAGCCACAAAGATGAAGTTTTAAACCACGTTAATTTGATGCCTTTGATCGAACAAGTCGGACAAAGACCCTATCCCGTATCGCGTACCGATTTACAGCAGATGATGCTCGATGCTTTCGGCGAAGCAGATGTACGAATGGGAATGCGCTGTGTGGAAGTAAAACAGGATGCCGACAGCGCGACGGCGATTTTTGAAGATGGCTCTACCGCTACGGGAGACGTAGTTATCGGCGCAGATGGCATTCATTCGGTAGTGCGAACCTATCTAGCAGGTGAAAAAATCGAGCCTCGCTATGCAGGTTACGTAAATTGGAACGGCATTGTCGATGCTAGCCCAGACTTAGCTGAAAACGATGTCTGGGTAATTTATGTCGGCGAAGGCAAAAGAGCTTCGATGATGCCCATTGGTGGCGATCGCTTTTACTATTTTATGGGCTGTCCCAAACCGAAAGGAACTAAAGTAGAGCCAAAAGATATCCGCGCCGAACTTTATGAAACTTTTGATGGCTGGGCGCAACCAGTGCAAAACTTGATTGCCAAACTCGATCCCGAAGAAGTAAACCGTTTGGAAATTAGCGACATCGATCCCCTATCCCACTTAGTCAAAGGCAGAATCGCTCTGATAGGAGACTCCGCCCATGCTACTACCCCCACTCTAGGACAGGGTGGCTGTCAGGCGATGGAAGATGCCGAAGTGCTGTGTCGCTATCTACTAACCACCAATCTCAGCGTGGAAGATGCCCTCAAACGCTACGAAGCCGAACGCAAAGAAAGAGTAGCGCAACTAGTTCTCAAAGCTCGCAAGCGTACCGACACTATTTATAACAAAGAGCCAGATTTAACTCAAGAATGGTACAAACAGTTAAAAGACGAGCAAGAAAAGGATGTTACCGATGCCCTTGCCAAAATTATTCTAGGTGGACCTATGCATTAA
- a CDS encoding aspartate/glutamate racemase family protein has product MKIKVINPNTTASMTEKIGAIARSVANPETEIIACNPKMGPVSIESHYDEALSMVGILDEIRQGEAEGIDGYIIACFGDPGLLAARELATAPVVGIAEAAMHAASFLATGFSIVTTLSRTKIIARHLVNNYGMSHLCRQIRAIDLPVLDLETDTEIKTIILEECRKAISEDDCGAIVLGCGGMADLASQIGNILNIPVIDGVSAAVKFVEALAGLKLFTSKTGDLAYPIAKPYTGMLSSFELNKL; this is encoded by the coding sequence ATGAAAATTAAAGTAATTAATCCCAACACTACTGCTAGTATGACCGAGAAAATTGGCGCGATCGCTCGTTCGGTTGCCAATCCAGAAACGGAAATTATTGCCTGTAATCCTAAAATGGGTCCTGTTTCTATTGAAAGTCACTACGACGAAGCTCTAAGCATGGTGGGGATTCTCGATGAAATTCGCCAGGGAGAAGCAGAAGGAATAGATGGCTATATCATCGCTTGTTTTGGCGATCCTGGTTTACTAGCGGCTAGGGAATTGGCTACCGCACCTGTAGTTGGTATTGCCGAGGCGGCGATGCACGCAGCAAGTTTTTTGGCTACTGGTTTTTCAATCGTCACCACTCTCAGCAGAACCAAGATTATCGCCCGCCATTTAGTCAATAACTACGGCATGAGTCATTTGTGTCGTCAAATTCGGGCGATCGATCTGCCCGTTTTGGACTTGGAAACAGATACTGAAATTAAAACAATTATTTTAGAAGAGTGCCGTAAAGCAATAAGTGAAGATGACTGCGGCGCAATAGTTTTAGGCTGTGGTGGCATGGCAGATTTAGCCAGTCAAATCGGTAATATTTTAAACATTCCCGTAATTGACGGTGTTAGTGCTGCTGTCAAGTTTGTTGAAGCTCTAGCAGGATTAAAACTATTTACCAGTAAAACTGGTGACTTAGCCTATCCCATTGCCAAGCCCTATACAGGAATGCTTTCTAGTTTTGAACTAAATAAATTGTAG
- a CDS encoding NCS2 family permease, translating to MNVNEDVINRTETQRPMGKPPRNGWQGAIANYFQFDFYRTNFRTEILAGITTFMTMAYILVVNPLILSDAIFINEPRDLFAELVVATAVSAGIGTLIMAVFAKYPFALAPGMGINAFFAYSVVLSLGIEWRTALACVFVEGIIFILLTVTDVRRHLITAVPTSIKSATTVGIGLFLAYIGLGGTTETGGAGLIVASEVTKTDFGSLAQPQTLMAVFGIFLTALFMVRRIKGALLWGIVGTALLGWLFGVANAPQGIASIPAFPVDLFGAAFTGLAGINGSNWIDFVAALLVFLFVDMFDTIGTLAGVGMQAGYIDENGELPRANQALTADAIATTTGAIMGTSSVTTFVESASGVAEGGRTGFTSVIVAALFFISLIFTPIFEAIPAFATTPALTIVGVLMLASITTIDWEDLTEAIPAFLTIFFIPFAFSIAAGLSVGLIAYPILKTFKGRAGDVPLVTWILAAIFIARFIFMTLRFG from the coding sequence ATGAATGTCAACGAAGATGTAATAAATCGTACCGAAACGCAACGCCCTATGGGTAAGCCACCCCGTAACGGTTGGCAGGGTGCGATCGCCAATTACTTTCAGTTCGATTTCTATCGAACTAATTTTAGGACGGAAATTTTGGCTGGAATTACTACCTTTATGACCATGGCGTATATCTTGGTCGTAAATCCCTTAATTCTTTCCGATGCCATATTTATCAACGAACCTAGAGATTTATTTGCCGAGTTGGTAGTGGCAACGGCAGTATCGGCAGGTATCGGCACCTTAATTATGGCTGTATTTGCCAAGTATCCTTTTGCTCTTGCCCCTGGTATGGGAATAAACGCTTTCTTTGCCTATTCGGTAGTCTTGAGTTTGGGTATTGAGTGGCGGACAGCTTTAGCTTGCGTATTTGTAGAAGGAATAATTTTTATCCTGCTGACAGTTACCGACGTGCGCCGCCACCTTATTACTGCGGTACCGACTTCAATCAAATCCGCTACTACGGTAGGGATTGGCTTATTTCTGGCATATATCGGCTTGGGAGGAACCACAGAAACGGGCGGAGCGGGACTGATTGTCGCGAGCGAAGTAACCAAAACCGATTTTGGCAGTCTGGCACAACCACAGACCTTAATGGCTGTATTTGGTATTTTTCTGACTGCTTTATTTATGGTGCGGCGAATTAAAGGGGCATTACTGTGGGGCATTGTCGGTACGGCTTTACTCGGTTGGCTGTTTGGAGTCGCTAACGCCCCCCAAGGCATTGCCTCAATTCCAGCCTTTCCCGTTGATTTATTCGGTGCGGCATTTACGGGTTTGGCAGGAATTAACGGCAGCAACTGGATCGATTTTGTTGCAGCTTTGCTAGTATTTTTATTTGTCGATATGTTCGATACCATTGGCACTTTAGCGGGGGTGGGGATGCAGGCGGGATATATCGACGAAAATGGCGAATTACCCAGAGCCAATCAAGCCCTAACTGCCGATGCGATCGCTACTACGACAGGCGCAATTATGGGAACCTCCAGCGTAACCACCTTTGTCGAATCGGCTTCGGGTGTTGCCGAAGGAGGACGCACTGGTTTTACATCTGTAATCGTGGCAGCATTATTCTTCATATCCCTCATCTTTACGCCGATTTTTGAAGCCATACCTGCTTTTGCTACCACTCCCGCTCTCACTATAGTCGGGGTGTTAATGTTAGCCAGCATCACCACGATCGACTGGGAAGATTTAACCGAAGCTATACCTGCTTTTTTAACCATCTTTTTTATTCCCTTTGCCTTTTCCATTGCCGCAGGGCTTTCTGTTGGTCTAATTGCTTACCCAATCCTTAAAACCTTTAAAGGTAGGGCTGGCGATGTTCCTTTAGTAACCTGGATTCTGGCAGCTATATTTATCGCTCGCTTTATTTTTATGACATTACGCTTTGGCTAA
- a CDS encoding uracil-xanthine permease family protein, with protein sequence MVQPNQELTLEETTRTEAPTAIESDLIYGLEARPPFVESIFVALQHVFACFVGIITPGLIICGALEVPPADTTFILSMSLVVSGIATFIQAKRFGPVGSGLLSIQGTSFAFLGPIIGAGLGVTGAGGTPQEALQLIFGLCFFGAFVEIIISRFLHLANKIITPLVTGVVVTLIGTTLIKVGITSMGGGVPAQNDETFGSPVYLLIAFLVLAVIVALNSVNNNFLRMSSIVIGLIVGYLVSIPFGLVDFSNLSALPVIAFPIPFRYGLGFDWGAFIPFAFLYVITAIESIGDLTATSAISGEPIEGPIYFRRIKGGVLGDGINSIIAACFNTFPNTTFSQNNGVIQLTGVGSRYVGYFISVIFIILGLFPIIAGIFQALPQPVLGGATIIMFGTVAVAGIKILSCVNLSKRNSIILAVSLGLGLGVTFVPEILEASAPIVQNLFSSGISTGGITALILNIIIPGGE encoded by the coding sequence ATGGTACAACCGAATCAAGAATTGACATTAGAAGAAACTACTCGAACAGAAGCTCCCACCGCTATTGAATCGGATTTGATTTATGGCTTAGAAGCCCGTCCGCCCTTTGTCGAATCGATCTTTGTGGCATTACAGCATGTCTTTGCGTGTTTTGTAGGCATTATTACTCCTGGCTTGATTATTTGTGGAGCTTTAGAAGTGCCACCAGCAGATACTACCTTTATTTTAAGTATGTCTTTGGTAGTATCTGGAATTGCAACTTTTATTCAAGCTAAAAGATTTGGTCCCGTAGGTTCGGGGTTATTAAGTATCCAGGGGACGAGCTTTGCTTTTTTAGGACCGATTATCGGTGCTGGCTTGGGGGTTACGGGTGCTGGCGGTACACCTCAAGAGGCTTTGCAGCTAATTTTTGGCTTGTGTTTTTTTGGGGCTTTCGTTGAAATTATTATCAGTCGGTTTCTGCATTTGGCAAATAAAATTATTACGCCCTTAGTAACGGGTGTAGTAGTAACCCTTATCGGCACGACTTTAATTAAAGTTGGCATCACTAGTATGGGCGGTGGCGTACCAGCCCAAAATGACGAAACTTTTGGCAGTCCCGTTTATTTATTAATAGCATTTTTAGTATTGGCAGTTATCGTCGCGCTCAACAGCGTAAACAATAATTTTCTGCGGATGTCATCGATTGTAATTGGTTTGATCGTCGGCTATTTAGTTTCTATTCCTTTTGGTTTAGTAGACTTTAGCAACTTGAGCGCACTACCAGTAATTGCTTTTCCCATTCCCTTTCGCTATGGACTGGGTTTTGACTGGGGTGCGTTTATTCCCTTTGCTTTCTTGTATGTCATTACCGCGATCGAGTCTATCGGCGATTTGACTGCTACCTCGGCAATTTCTGGCGAACCAATTGAAGGACCAATATATTTTCGACGTATCAAAGGAGGTGTCTTGGGAGATGGGATCAATTCAATTATTGCTGCCTGTTTTAATACTTTTCCTAACACGACTTTCAGTCAAAATAATGGTGTAATTCAACTGACGGGGGTAGGTAGTCGCTATGTAGGCTATTTTATCTCGGTTATCTTTATCATTCTCGGTTTATTTCCAATTATTGCAGGTATCTTTCAGGCACTACCCCAACCAGTACTTGGAGGTGCAACCATTATCATGTTTGGTACTGTAGCCGTAGCAGGAATTAAAATTCTTTCTTGTGTCAATCTCAGCAAACGTAACTCAATTATCTTAGCCGTATCTCTAGGGTTGGGTTTGGGCGTTACCTTTGTTCCCGAAATTCTCGAAGCTTCCGCACCAATAGTACAAAATCTTTTTTCTTCTGGTATATCTACTGGCGGAATTACAGCTTTGATCTTGAACATAATTATTCCAGGCGGAGAGTAA
- a CDS encoding DUF1818 family protein, whose translation MERLLKKGSNWRVGWDSEPKKYQGLIGSDSWAIELTAAEFKDFYRLLQQLVNTMAEMERELMDEERIACEAESNLLWMEVEGYPHAYDLRLILVGDRRCEGNWQAGAAVEMVRAIERMMVF comes from the coding sequence ATGGAACGTTTGTTGAAAAAAGGCAGTAACTGGCGCGTCGGTTGGGACTCAGAACCGAAAAAATATCAGGGTTTAATAGGTAGCGATTCTTGGGCGATCGAACTCACCGCAGCAGAATTTAAAGATTTTTATCGCCTTCTGCAACAGCTTGTAAATACAATGGCAGAAATGGAGCGAGAACTGATGGATGAGGAGCGAATTGCCTGTGAAGCCGAAAGCAACTTGCTCTGGATGGAGGTAGAAGGATACCCCCACGCTTATGATTTACGTCTGATTTTAGTAGGCGATCGCCGCTGTGAAGGTAACTGGCAGGCAGGTGCGGCAGTTGAAATGGTTCGGGCGATCGAACGCATGATGGTTTTCTAA
- the uraH gene encoding hydroxyisourate hydrolase, which yields MSGKLTTHVLDTANGRPAKEIAIALWKLDSETELDSKTLLKTTKTNHDGRTDEPLLAEAELEAGVYELVFAVGNYFARYSDYDEPPFLDRIPIRFGISDTEAHYHVPLLVSPWSYSTYRGS from the coding sequence ATGTCAGGAAAACTAACTACTCACGTATTGGATACGGCTAATGGTCGTCCTGCCAAAGAAATTGCGATCGCCCTGTGGAAACTCGATTCGGAGACGGAACTCGACTCCAAAACCTTATTAAAAACTACTAAAACCAATCATGACGGACGTACCGACGAACCTTTATTAGCAGAAGCAGAACTAGAAGCAGGAGTATACGAGCTAGTATTTGCTGTAGGTAATTATTTTGCTCGCTATTCAGACTATGATGAGCCGCCGTTTTTAGATCGGATTCCGATCCGTTTTGGTATTAGCGATACTGAAGCTCATTATCACGTTCCCTTGTTGGTTTCCCCTTGGTCTTACAGTACCTATCGCGGTAGCTGA